A region of the Sardina pilchardus chromosome 3, fSarPil1.1, whole genome shotgun sequence genome:
CTATGGAGATAAACATATTATGGAGATATCCAAACTATGGAGATAAACATATTATGGAGATATCCAAACTATGGAGATAAACATATTATGGAGATATCCAAACTATGGAGATAAACACATCATGGTTGCCTCATGGGTTGTACTATATGGTCCTACTGTGGGACACCAATATTGAGTGATTTGTgcgtctttaaaaaaaaaaaaaaaaaacgggacaGAATTACATTTCAAAGAGCTATGAGAACCAAAATCAAGGTCgatttttttaaaagttgaaaAATCTTTTGCTTGAAGACCAAAAGTGTTTGCCCATTTCACCTTTAAGATAAACTGGACTTGCTATCCGCCCATTACACCCTGTTAACTTTTCAGTCCAAACGTTTCGCTTTAATAGATTTTGATATGCAAAACATTGCAGCTCGCACAAAATTCAGAGTGGTGTTGATtagttgtgtgttgatgtggggttgcatgcgtatgtgtgtgtgtgtgtgtgtgtgtgtgtgtgtgtgtgtgtgtgtgtgtgtgtgtgtgtgtgtgtgtcagtgtgtgtgagtgtgcacatgcgtacatgtgtgtgtgagtgtgtatgtgtgtgtgcacatgtataaCTCTATCAGATCATTCCTCTGTTAGTCAGTacttgctcgtgtgtgtgtgtgtgtgtgtgtgtgcagatcattCCTCTGTTAGTCAGTtcttgctcatgtgtgtgtgtgtgtgtgtgtgtgtgtgtttgtgtgtgtgtgtgtgtgtgtttgtgtgtgtgtttgtgtgtgtgcagatcattCCTCTGTTAGTCAGTacttgctcatgtgtgtgtgtgtgtgtgtgtgtgtgtgtgtgtgtgtgtgtgtgtgtgtttttgtgtgtgtgtgcttgtgtgtgcgtttgtgtgtgtgcagatcattCCTCTGTTAGTCAGTacttgctcatgtgtgtgtgtgtgtgtgtgtgtgtgtgtgtgtgtgtgtgtgtgtgtgtttttgtgtgtgtgtgcttgtgtgtgcgtttgtgtgtgtgcagatcattCCTCTGTTAGTCAGTacttgctcatgtgtgtgtgtgtgtgtgtgtgtgtgtgtgtgtgtgtgtgtgtttttgtgtgtgtgtgcttgtgtgtgcgtttgtgtgtgtgcagatcattCCTCTGTTAGTCAGTacttgctcatgtgtgtgtgtgtgtgtgtgtgtgtgtgtgtgtgtgtgtgtgtgtttttgtgtgtgtgtgtgtgtgtgtgtgtgtgtgcagatcattCCTCTGTTAGCCAGTACTtgctcatgtgtatgtgtgtatgtgtgtgtgtgtgtgtgtgtgtgcagatcattCCTCTGTTAACCTCAGTACTTCCTCTGTTTCAGGTGCTGAGAGCGGATTGGCTGCTGCTCCAGGGCGTAGAGCAGAGCGAGCGGCTCCGATTGGCCCGTGAGGGATGGCGGCGGACGCCGCTGCGCGACGTCGTCGTCGTTTCCTGATGGTGTTCGACTTCGACGAGACGCTGGCGAACGAGAGCAGCGACGACGCGGTGGTTCGCGCGGCGCCGGGGGGACAGCAGCTCCCCGATTGGCTGCGGGCGCAGTACCGGGAGGGCCGCTACAACGAGCACATGCAGCGCGTCATGGCGTGGCTCGGCCAGCAGGGGGCGACGGAGGACGCCGTCCGCGCCGAGATCCAGAACATCCCCGAGACGCCGGGCCTCGCGGCGCTGCTGGACTTCCTGCGCGCGCACGCGGACGACTTCGAGTGCGTGGTGATGTCCGACGCCAACGCCTACTTCATAGAGGCGTGGCTAGAGCATACCGGCGCCCGGCAACTCTTCCTGGAGATCTTCACTAACCCCGCCCACTTCGACGCCGCCTCCGGCCGCCTGGTGCTCGCCCCCTTCCACGCCCACGCCTGCCCCCGTTGCCCCGACAACATGTGTAAACAGCGCATCCTGCGGGACTTCCTGGAGGCTCGGCGTAGCGGGCGTAGCGGGCATCAGGAGCGTAGCGGCGGGCATCAGGAGCATCAGGAGCATCAGGAGCGTAGCGACGGGCATCAGGAGCATCAGGAGCGTAGCGACGGGCATCAGGAGCGTAGCGAGCGTAGCGGAGGGCATCAGGAGCATCAGGAGCATCAGGAGCGTAGCGACGGGCATCAGGAGCGTAGCGAGCGTAGCGGAGGGCATCAGGAGCATCAGGAGCGTAGCGACGGGCATCAGGAGCGTAGCGACGGGCATCGGGAGCGGGCGTACGAGCGCGTGTTCTACGTTGGCGACGGCGCTAACGACGTGTGCCCGTGTCTGGCGCTGGAGACGCAGGACGTGGCGTTCGCCCGCCGGGACTTCCCCATGCACCGCCTCCTCACCGCCGACGAcacccacgacacacacacacacacacacacacacacacacacacacacacgcaccgctGCCACCGTGCAGCCGTGGAGCTCTGGACACGACGTGGTGCAGTACCTGCAGAGAGCActggaggagagatagagcagaggagagatagaggagaggagaggagagggggatagaggaggagaggagaggagaggagaggagaggagaggagagatagagggggatagatgagaggagagggggatagaggaggagaggagagaggaggagagggggatagaggagaggagaggagaggagaggagagggggatagaggaggagaggagaggagaggagaggagaggagagagggatagaggaggagaggaggatagagatagaggagaggagaggaggatagaggaggagaggagaggagagaggaggagaggaggagagggggatagaggaggagaggaggagagggggatagaggaggagaggagaggagggtagaggaggagaggagaggaggatagaggaggagagaggaggagaggaggagaggagaggagaggagtcggAATACAAGAAAGTTTCAGATAACAGAAAGACACGCTGacgcaaaatacacacacacacacacacgtaaccagacacacacacacacacacacacacacagagacatgatgACACCAAATCCACTGTGAGACTTACCCAGGGTTTGACTTTACATTCACtctattaccacacacacacacacacacacacacacacacacacacatgcacacgcacacacacgcacacacacacacacacactggagatggGCAACACTGTTAAGAATAAAGAGTTCTTATGttgggggagacacacacacgcagcagtgGGATACTGTatctctgcacacacaaacacacacacacagcagtgggaTACTGTATCTCTGCACATTGCAGCTGTGTCAGCTGATAAGGCCATCAGAATACTCCTCTGAGAACAACACCCTGcgccgcaccacacacacacacacacacacacacacacacacacacacacacacatcagaatacTCCTCTGAGAACAACACCCTGTCACATTGGGGGTGTGGGTATGTTGCCGATTCTACTTTTGTGTTCAAAGTttgagattgagatgtaatttcgatcAATTTCGACTTAAATCGTGACACCCttcatacgcatacacacacacacacacacacacacacacacactcattcacacatacatacacacacacacacacacacacacacacacacacacacacacacacacacacacacacacacacacacaccaagccctgtggagaggagtgtgtgagactaAACTACAGAGGCAGTGTGATGTCACAGGTCATgcacatctctccctcccatgaTGTCACTGGTGCCTATCCAATCACAAAACCCTGGAACTTCAGCCAATGACAAAACACTCCCTGAAATCCGCCACTGTGAAACCCAGCCAATGACAGGCATTCTCCCAAACCATCAGCCAATGACAGGCATTCAACCATCCAAGAGGACCCGGCCAATCGCTGATGATCTGCACGGATGTAGCCGGCCAATCAGACTGTGTGTACAGACAGAAGTCCATGACATCAgagcaatagtgtgtgtgtgagagagatgatgagcgcagtgtgtgtgagaggtgatgACGAGGATGACGAGGAAGATTATGATGATTTATTAATTATGCTTCTGCAGGGATAGAAATTAAATATGTTGTCCACCTGCCATTATGGCTGATGGATTCCAAAATCTACCAGCTATTCACTTCATttaccagccacacacacacacacacacacacacacacacacacacacatacacacacacacaggaactcaACTTTATTTACTGGTCATGAGAGATGTAATTGTAAATACTAACCAAAATGTGAATGTTGATTTGTTTTCCAACCTGAATGATCTTGCCTATTTGTAATGACAGTGacattcacctcttgtgttgttgcacgGGAGGCcggtcgtggttggagaatacgatagtgacgtcaagtcggacacctccgGCACAagacttccgcacgagtctatGAGCAAAATATCCGACCCGACTTTGTGTTCAAGTCATCTCTCCTGTCGGAGGTCGGACTTTTTGAGTATCCCATGTGGCATGAAGGCACTATAAAACCGACGCTATGCTAAACCCAGGCTAAACCATGCTAAACCGACGCTATGTCACATCCAGGctaaacctacagtatgctatGCTAAACCCATATGCCACATCCAGGctaaacctacagtatgctatGCTAAACCCATATGCCACATCCAGGctaaacctacagtatgctatGCTAAACCGACGCTATGCTAAACCCAGGctaaacctacagtatgctatGCTAAACCCATATGCCACATCCAGGctaaacctacagtatgctatGCTAAACCCAAGCTGCACATGACTGATcgcagatttaaaaaaaaaaataaaaagcaaagtCAGCATTTAAACAACTGGTTTGAAAACAGTCTAATGAATGATACTAACATCATTaccattatttttattattattaataacaataataattatagtgataaaataataattattattattattgttattactatTAATACAAATGACTAATAACAGTATAATAACATTTGTACTATTACTATTAGGACATAATGTGTTGATTCTTGAcaatagccacgtttacatggattacataacaattgggagcagtaatatcctcactcttgcgctttcagtttcactttggagtgaggatattactgcaccgagTCTAAGtactcccaattgttattccgccacacaatatagttatccctcttacctgcttagaaatgcaccacgttatattttgtctcaccatacttggttgtgtcaCTACTCGAGTAATTGTATTTTAATagtgaaaacatggaggtgtttggtcgtttctaacttcatctctgtttggatcctaatgaatgcattgggctagctaagtgctatcaaggTAGCGCCGcttgccagagccagtgagtgcacgcattgaaacgtgagaggtatgtacagtatcttatCTATGTATAacttgtcttagttaagggaataacgtagtttaatatgaaaaaacggtgaagtgttcctttaaatcaAACACAGGTGAAATGTCAGAGCTCCTTTCggttgtgtgttcatgtgggaTGAATGTCCCTTAGGAtcaggagtttgtgtgtgtgtgtctgtctgtgtgagcatgcgtgcgtgcatgtgtgtgtgtgtgtgtgtgtgtgtgtgttggggaggtgaAGGGTCTGGAAATAAAGGCTGATATCCAGGACACCACAGAGGAGCCAGAGATGCAGTGCAGCTCAGCTGCCACTAGAGGGCGCCAGAGACCTGGGATACTcatatcattcacacacacacacacacacacacacacacacacacgcacgcacacatatacacccacactatcacatacacacacacatacacacacactccatatatGAACTGTGTCATTGAAATCCAAAAACCACCCATATGATTGGACGATCTGTGGTGCTGTCCCTCCACCATTCACATGTGATTGGACAGTCTGTGGTGCTGTCCCTCCACCACTCACATGTGATTGGACGGTCTGTGGTGCAGTCCCTCCCACACTCACATGTGATTGGACGGTCTGTGGTGCTGCCCCTCCCCCACTCACATGTGATTGGACGGTCTGTGGTGCAGTCCCTCCCCCACTCACATGTGATTGGACGGTCTGTGGTGCTGCCCCTCCCCCACTCACATGTGATTGGACGGTCTGTGGTGCTGTCCCTCCCCCACTCACATGTGATTGGACGGTCTGTGGTGCTGCCTCTCCCCCACTCTGCATTGATGagaatgagtttgtgtgtatgtttccatCCTCTATAATGTGAATTAAAAATCGATATTTTCCTCACCGTGGAGGAGTTGTGTACAGCAGTGAGATCCAAATGTGAAGTCAGGCCAACATCAaagcagcacacactcacacacacacacacacacacacacacacacacacacacacacacacgagatcgAGATGTGAAATCATCAGGCCAACATCAAAgcagcacacatatacacaatcacacacacacacacacacacacacacacacacacacacacgagatcgAGATGTGAAATCATCAGGCTAACATTAAAGCATCACGATGGATGAAGCGATAGTTACGGCCCTTAGGGTCACATTGCTACCAGATCAACTATGTTATAGTTCAGAGGTCATGACCCCAGATCAACTATTTTATAGTTCAGAGGTCATGACCCCAGATCAACTATGTTATAGTTCAGAGGTCATGACCCCAGATCAACATTAGTTCAGTCCAGGAgaaggtgggggaggaggggaggcggGAGGTGAAGGGGtgggtgagaggggggggggggggggggatgggaaaGGAGGTGGGAGGtgaaggggggggagaggagatgggaaaggaaatggaggggggaggagatggGAAAGGAGGTGggaggtgaagggggggggggaggagatgggAAAGGAGGTGggaggtgaagggggggggggggagatgggaaAGGAGGTGggaggtg
Encoded here:
- the LOC134076327 gene encoding probable phosphatase phospho1, with the protein product MAADAAARRRRRFLMVFDFDETLANESSDDAVVRAAPGGQQLPDWLRAQYREGRYNEHMQRVMAWLGQQGATEDAVRAEIQNIPETPGLAALLDFLRAHADDFECVVMSDANAYFIEAWLEHTGARQLFLEIFTNPAHFDAASGRLVLAPFHAHACPRCPDNMCKQRILRDFLEARRSGRSGHQERSGGHQEHQEHQERSDGHQEHQERSDGHQERSERSGGHQEHQEHQERSDGHQERSERSGGHQEHQERSDGHQERSDGHRERAYERVFYVGDGANDVCPCLALETQDVAFARRDFPMHRLLTADDTHDTHTHTHTHTHTHTRTAATVQPWSSGHDVVQYLQRALEER